In the genome of Chryseobacterium sp. 52, the window ATACTGCTCAACCACCTTTTTGTCGGCATTAACCAGGTCAGCTAAAACATCCTGAGAACTGTCTTCTTTTCCTTTACTTCCGAATTTGGTGTCCTGCCCGATAACAGCCCCACAGATCAGCAAAGAAATAGAGTCCTTACATAGATTAATTAGATTATTATAAACATCCCCGTTGGTGTCTACACCTTTTGCCCATTCAAAATTTTCAGTTTCATCAATAATGAACCACGCAGCAGCTCCCATTTCTTTCATCATGGTTTGAGCCCTACGCAAAGAGGCAGGATCGGCGGTGTTCGTTTTCATAACACGCGGCGGAATACCGTAAATCTCGCACAGTTCCGACCAACAGGATTCGGCAAAGCGCATGAACAGCACTTTAGCTATTAATTTATTCACAATACCCAAATCGCCCGGCTTTCCAAGCTCCAAAAGCCATGTTCCGAATTGTGATTCCTCTCTGTATTTTATGCCTTTATCATCGGTGTAATCCTTTAAAAATACACCTTGTACCGGCAGTACATTTTGAGGCGGTAAAAGAGTGACTATAGGTTCTTTTATCAGAGTACCTTCCTTATCATTTTCTGGTTTACGATCAAATTCAACCAATCGCATTCCTTCATAATTAAAATCTAAAACTCTCCCGACAATTTCATCCATCCAAATGCTTCTTTCCGCTTCGTCGGTCACTTCCTGATAAACTTCACCGCTTGCTTTTTTAATGACAAAGGTTGATCCTAATGTTTTTCGTTTTCGGTTCCCAATTTGTGAAGACAGATGCGGATCATCTAAAATATCTGCCAAAAGATTATAAAACGGAAACGATTTGGGATTGTCAGCATTTTTAAACGAAGCTACAGCACTTTTCCACGTTTTAACATCGCTCCGAACCTGTGAAATAGATTTCGGGATTACCGAGTTCGCCAGTTGTAGTGAACTTGTTACGCTTCCTTTCGGCTTTAATTTAGCCGCTAAATTGGCTTTTTTACTGTTTTTTTTCATCGTTATTCGTGGTTAAATTTTTGTCTTGATCCAAAAGAGAAAGGAAAAACATCGTCAGTATCGGTGGGTGTATCGGTGTTGATCTGTGGCAAATCATCAATATTTACCTCGCCTTTGCGTAATTTGTTGAGCCAAGCAATCGCCCTGTCATAGCGGTCTTTTGCTTTTTCATACAAAATATCGACATTACATAAATCAATAATGTACCACTTAGCAATGGTCAGGGTGTGCGTTAAAATAATAGCATTCCTTGCGGATCCGGTTGCGGCAAATATTGCAGCAACATCGTATCGCGGTCGTCCGTCCAAATATTCTTTTTTATCGTTTCCGGTTAAGTAACTTTTAGCTTCTATAATGGCAGTATTTAAAGCCTGTAATACAATGCTGTCGTCACTTTCCGTGATTTGATCTACCTGATAATTGTAGATGTTATTTTTTAGATCTTCTTTATTTGCAAACATATTTTAGTATTTAGTAGTGATGATCCTGTCGCTGACCAGATGCCCATGTTCCGCGCGCTCTTCTGGTTCTGCGGCTGCAATTTTTTATCCCGCCATGTACGGCATCCGGACCGTCGTCGTGTGCCTGACTTCCTTTTTCAAAGGATAAAAACTGATCGATCAGCGTTTGCTGATCAGGGGTTTTATCGTATTCATTGAAAAAAACAGTATCACCTTCAAAGTAACCGGCTAAACTTTCTATACGGTCGTATTTATCACCTTTGGCTTTTTTATCAGCTACAACAGGGATATAGTAATCTCTTTTCTCGCCTTCATTATCAAAATCGTTGATAAACTCATCCATTGCGAAAAGCCCTTCAATCAGATACCGGATATTATAGTCTTCGAGATTAAACTCTTCGTATTTATTATACAGCCATTTTGCACAATGTGCCCGGCTTTTCTGCTGCATATAGGTGAAAATGATATGTATCTCTTTGCCTTTCATTCCTACGAGTATCATCGCTTTGTAATCGGCATTTTCTTTGTAGGAAAGGTCACCATAGAAACATAAAGCTTCGTATTCCTTTAGTGGATAAGCTCTTTTAAAATGAATATTTTCGTATTTAAAAATCGCACCGTCTTCGATGTGGACGTGCATATATTCCCGCATAAAAGAGCGGTAAGGCATTTTTTTAAACTTCTTTTTCCAGTATGCTGCTGAAGCTTTTGCTTCCCATTCGGGAGTGAAATCGACTAAATTTTTAACCGCACAAACGGTTAATACTTCAAAATGAGTGTCCGGAAAATCTTCGTCGTCGTCCTCTTCATCGTCTGTATTTTCGGCATTAATTACCTCGTTGAAATATAATTTAAGCCTGTTGGTTAAACTTTTTTTATTGAAATTATTATTAGCATATACAAATCTTTCCGTAGCGTCTTCGTCTGCATCAAAACAGCCCCAAACATCCTCCGTGACAAAATCTACGTATTCACGCATTAGCCTGTCATTGTTAAGGTGTTTTTTGCTATCTGCATCATCTATAACAATATAATCCGGTCTGTCTGCCTGCTCCCTTGCTCCTCTCGGATCCTGTCCAAAACCAAGGGACATAAAACGCACCCCATCCGTGGTGGTGAAATCTCCGTCCGCCCAATTTCCCTGACTGAATTTTTCGCCGTAATCGTTTTTGATCCGGTTATTAAATTGGAGCTGCGCCTGTATTCCGGATAAAAGTTTTTTTGCTTTCGGATCGGTCTGTCCGATTAACAGCATGAATTTTAGTTCACCCAATACCAAATAAAGATATAATGGGATTCCCATGTCAATATGAACGGATTTACCCGCAGAACGGAACATTTCAGCAAGAAGGCGCAGTCGTTTGTTATTGATAACAATATCAGCTAATTTTTTATGGAACCACGCTGATTTTTTTTTCGCAAAATTTGGGAAATAGTATTCAAACCAAGCAACATAATCGCTTTCAAGTTCCTTCATACGTTTTATTTTCCCCGCTGCTGATTCGTGAATATCAATCGTGGTCGCCTGCGCTATTCTCAGACTGTGTTTATCATAGTCCTGTAATAGC includes:
- the terL gene encoding phage terminase large subunit; translation: MSNKELKYLKLLQDYDKHSLRIAQATTIDIHESAAGKIKRMKELESDYVAWFEYYFPNFAKKKSAWFHKKLADIVINNKRLRLLAEMFRSAGKSVHIDMGIPLYLYLVLGELKFMLLIGQTDPKAKKLLSGIQAQLQFNNRIKNDYGEKFSQGNWADGDFTTTDGVRFMSLGFGQDPRGAREQADRPDYIVIDDADSKKHLNNDRLMREYVDFVTEDVWGCFDADEDATERFVYANNNFNKKSLTNRLKLYFNEVINAENTDDEEDDDEDFPDTHFEVLTVCAVKNLVDFTPEWEAKASAAYWKKKFKKMPYRSFMREYMHVHIEDGAIFKYENIHFKRAYPLKEYEALCFYGDLSYKENADYKAMILVGMKGKEIHIIFTYMQQKSRAHCAKWLYNKYEEFNLEDYNIRYLIEGLFAMDEFINDFDNEGEKRDYYIPVVADKKAKGDKYDRIESLAGYFEGDTVFFNEYDKTPDQQTLIDQFLSFEKGSQAHDDGPDAVHGGIKNCSRRTRRARGTWASGQRQDHHY
- a CDS encoding phage protein Gp36 family protein, whose protein sequence is MFANKEDLKNNIYNYQVDQITESDDSIVLQALNTAIIEAKSYLTGNDKKEYLDGRPRYDVAAIFAATGSARNAIILTHTLTIAKWYIIDLCNVDILYEKAKDRYDRAIAWLNKLRKGEVNIDDLPQINTDTPTDTDDVFPFSFGSRQKFNHE
- a CDS encoding DUF935 family protein, translating into MKKNSKKANLAAKLKPKGSVTSSLQLANSVIPKSISQVRSDVKTWKSAVASFKNADNPKSFPFYNLLADILDDPHLSSQIGNRKRKTLGSTFVIKKASGEVYQEVTDEAERSIWMDEIVGRVLDFNYEGMRLVEFDRKPENDKEGTLIKEPIVTLLPPQNVLPVQGVFLKDYTDDKGIKYREESQFGTWLLELGKPGDLGIVNKLIAKVLFMRFAESCWSELCEIYGIPPRVMKTNTADPASLRRAQTMMKEMGAAAWFIIDETENFEWAKGVDTNGDVYNNLINLCKDSISLLICGAVIGQDTKFGSKGKEDSSQDVLADLVNADKKVVEQYMNTKIIPALFAIGVLPEEGLIFEYEKSEDLGELFTRAIELMKAGKKVPDEWINEKFGIPVEEKEEVTDGKKLNFSANFFD